One segment of Solanum stenotomum isolate F172 chromosome 1, ASM1918654v1, whole genome shotgun sequence DNA contains the following:
- the LOC125843616 gene encoding DNA damage-repair/toleration protein DRT100-like, producing the protein MGLTGVTLLVTLMVVAAVTLPANACLPADQAALMDIKAALKEPYLGIFNTWTGSNCCQGWYGVSCDPTTQRVADIVLRGESEDPIYEKAGRSGYMTGSLSPSLCKLDKLATLIVADWKDISGEIPACVTSLPDLRILELIGNKITGQIPENIGQLSKLTVLNLADNKICGSIPASIVNLGKLKHLELSNNQLTGEIPSDIGKLGMMSRALLNKNKLTGSIPNSITQLRRLADLDLSMNQITGSLPAQLGSMPVLSTLNLDSNQISSSIPTNLLSNSGLNILNLSRNSLEGELPDVFCSKTYFTHLDLSYNNLRGSVPKSLSSAKYIGHLDLSHNHLCGPIPNGSPFDHLEASSFSNNDCLCGSPLRTC; encoded by the coding sequence ATGGGTCTCACCGGAGTAACATTGTTGGTCACTCTCATGGTGGTGGCCGCCGTTACTTTGCCGGCAAATGCCTGCCTGCCGGCGGACCAAGCAGCACTGATGGATATCAAAGCAGCTCTTAAGGAGCCATATTTGGGCATTTTCAACACATGGACTGGCAGCAACTGTTGCCAGGGCTGGTATGGTGTTAGCTGTGACCCGACTACGCAACGAGTTGCAGACATTGTTCTTCGGGGAGAATCCGAAGATCCGATTTACGAGAAAGCCGGCCGGTCTGGTTACATGACCGGTTCACTCTCCCCTTCTCTCTGCAAACTCGACAAGCTCGCTACACTCATCGTCGCCGACTGGAAAGATATCTCCGGCGAAATTCCGGCTTGTGTCACTTCATTACCAGATCTCCGTATTCTTGAGCTCATCGGCAACAAAATCACCGGTCAAATCCCGGAAAACATCGGTCAGCTGAGTAAACTCACTGTTCTAAACCTCGCCGACAATAAAATCTGCGGTTCAATCCCCGCCTCCATTGTCAACCTCGGAAAACTAAAGCACCTCGAACTCAGCAACAATCAACTCACCGGCGAAATCCCGTCCGATATCGGAAAACTCGGAATGATGAGCCGAGCACTACTCAACAAGAACAAACTCACAGGTTCAATCCCTAACTCAATCACTCAACTTCGCCGGTTAGCCGATCTAGATCTGTCAATGAATCAAATCACCGGTTCACTCCCGGCTCAGCTCGGTTCAATGCCGGTTCTCTCAACTCTAAACCTCGATTCCAACCAAATCTCCAGTTCAATCCCCACTAACCTACTTAGCAACAGCGGATTAAACATCTTAAACTTAAGCAGAAACTCATTAGAAGGAGAATTACCAGATGTATTTTGCTCAAAAACGTACTTCACACATCTGGATTTATCATACAATAATCTTCGAGGTTCAGTTCCAAAATCATTATCATCAGCTAAGTACATTGGCCATTTGGATTTAAGCCATAATCACCTTTGTGGCCCGATTCCAAACGGGTCACCCTTCGATCATCTAGAAGCTTCTTCTTTCTCTAACAACGATTGTTTGTGTGGATCGCCATTACGTACttgttaa
- the LOC125843577 gene encoding protein gamma response 1, with protein MANHPQQSLQTAYSADNADAKYVSGLSTILVATIEEAKDRISQIEYIFCSKLFPNFQSNFKQIYSEARSAAETSWKEKEKDLFLQMEKMQFEKQKVLQENQSLKMENSKLLDSELSSANHVKELQNELKQRTSEINDLRETIRRSCILLETSAPLVCKYENPQRELEDRVFLLVKKQQSSELEVGRLQIELKNNSIEVDGGLELHNKLVQLAHSKTSSAAYKEKQLKEYEQKTAKLLAELETTRRRVDELNEELREKTAAVEKGQKMQENLLSKVQLLDAEIMKNDDLLNQYKNEKQPLMTKVKNLETDVYDLQKELTNKKSEVEEGRKLHDQFRQQIDLYSLERSKTGQELEELEKENKKVLAKLRESEEKVDKLQTNLRERGKDSSKGMELHGKLLHLIQAKESELLAEKKRRKDMIASYKSLKSQYNFLCARYGLTSENMHLQSKLLEHSALQTDQSPLTSREVENKVPQASGFACKVIKQEDKQEVLDDDQGASLIPRSNSISPPTSSAFVAPNIPANVKSCPTAGTKRPLSYWRDTRSHQSRVGPDPHDDFLDTPLENIKGNLGKVMKDEVQNRANPNSKDKKIEDSDDETQDMNINNDPKKQEMLPPARSGATGYKYIEPVRKKAERENLKGVECLQCKKFYDAVLPGEDKESNGNRQNLRCEHHDGVSRHRYRYAPPLTPEGFWNIGFESEM; from the exons CTGGACTTAGTACCATTCTTGTTGCCACTATCGAGGAAGCAAAAGATAGGATTTCTCAGATAGAGTATATTTTCTGTAGTAAACTCTTCCCAAACTTCCAGTCTAATTTTAAGCAAATATATTCTGAGGCAAGAAGTGCTGCTGAAACTTCAtggaaagaaaaggaaaaagatctGTTTCTACAGATGGAAAAGATGCAATTTGAAAAGCAGAAGGTTCTTCAAGAAAACCAATCCCTGAAAATGGAGAATTCAAAGCTGTTGGATTCTGAATTGTCCTCAGCTAATCATGTTAAGGAGCTTCAAAATGAGTTGAAACAGAGAACTAGTGAAATAAACGATTTAAGGGAAACAATCCGGAGATCATGTATTCTTCTTGAAACAAGTGCCCCACTTGTTTGCAAGTATGAGAACCCACAGAGAGAACTTGAAGATAGAGTTTTCCTGCTAGTGAAAAAACAACAGAGTTCAGAGCTTGAAGTTGGCAGGTTGCAGATAGAACTCAAGAATAACTCGATAGAAGTTGACGGTGGACTAGAGTTGCACAATAAGCTTGTCCAATTGGCTCATTCAAAAACTTCTTCAGCAGCATATAAAGAAAAGCAACTAAAAGAATATGAACAGAAGACAGCCAAGCTTCTTGCTGAGCTTGAAACTACACGAAGAAGAGTAGATGAACTCAACGAGGAGCTTAGAGAGAAGACAGCTGCAGTAGAAAAAGGACAGAAAATGCAAGAAAATTTACTAAGTAAAGTTCAGTTGCTGGATGCAGAAATCATGAAGAATGATGATTTGTTGAATCAATACAAGAATGAGAAACAACCACTTATGACCAAAGTAAAGAATCTGGAAACTGATGTTTATGATCTGCAGAAAGAACTCACGAATAAAAAGTCTGAAGTAGAGGAAGGAAGGAAGTTGCATGATCAATTTCGTCAACAGATAGATTTGTATTCTTTAGAAAGGTCAAAGACAGGGCAGGAGTTGGAAGAGCTTGAGAAGGAGAACAAAAAGGTACTAGCCAAATTGAGAGAATCGGAGGAAAAGGTTGATAAGCTTCAGACAAATCTGAGAGAGAGAGGCAAGGATTCGTCTAAGGGAATGGAATTACATGGGAAGTTACTTCATCTGATTCAAGCAAAAGAATCTGAGTTGTTGGctgagaagaagagaagaaaggatATGATTGCTTCTTATAAAAGTCTGAAATCACAGTACAACTTTCTATGTGCAAGATATGGTCTTACTTCAGAGAACATGCACCTACAAAGCAAATTATTAGAACACAGTGCATTACAGACTGACCAGAGTCCTCTAACTTCACGTG AGGTTGAAAATAAAGTTCCTCAGGCTTCTGGTTTTGCCTGCAAAGTAATTAAGCAAGAAGACAAACAGGAAGTCCTGGACGATGACCAAGGAGCTAGCCTGATCCCAAGATCCAACTCCATCTCACCTCCAACTTCAAGTGCTTTTGTTGCACCTAACATTCCAGCCAATGTCAAATCTTGCCCAACAGCTGGTACAAAGCGTCCTCTTTCTTATTGGAGGGATACCAGATCTCATCAGAGTCGAGTTGGACCTGATCCTCATGATGATTTTCTCGATACTCCCCTGGAGAATATCAAAGGAAACTTAGGAAAGGTGATGAAGGATGAGGTTCAGAATCGCGCGAATCCAAAttcaaaagacaaaaaaattgaagactCAGATGATGAGACTCAGGACATGAATATTAATAACGACCCTAAAAAGCAGGAAATGCTGCCTCCGGCCAGGTCTGGTGCGACAGGCTACAAATACATTGAACCTGTGAGAAAGAAAGCTGAACGAGAAAATTTAAAAGGGGTCGAATGCCTGCAATGTAAAAAGTTTTATGATGCTGTTCTTCCTGGTGAAGATAAGGAGTCCAATGGTAATAGGCAAAACCTACGGTGTGAGCATCATGATGGAGTTTCAAGGCATCGATACAGATATGCACCTCCTTTAACTCCTGAAGGATTTTGGAATATTGGGTTTGAATCTGAAATGTGA